One region of Anaeromyxobacter paludicola genomic DNA includes:
- the mutM gene encoding bifunctional DNA-formamidopyrimidine glycosylase/DNA-(apurinic or apyrimidinic site) lyase, producing MPELPEVEIAARNLRRWTRGRRIEAVETDPRAARVFRPGAPEAFAAALAGRRITRVDRHGKQLLLTLDAAAKAGPLGVLAHLGMTGKWLRRRPGEEPPSHSRARLRLDTGAVLHFRDPRLFGRLRLVPGARFDAVPELSALGPDPLRDGVDPAALGAALSRSRRPVKVALLDQSLLAGVGNIYASEALFRARIDPRRAARDLTPAEVRRLAGAVVAAMEESLRRQEGPEITYVEEPGAENPFLVYGKAGEPCPRCRRARIVRAVQAQRSTFYCPRCQR from the coding sequence ATGCCCGAGCTCCCCGAGGTCGAGATCGCCGCCCGCAACCTGCGCCGCTGGACGCGGGGGCGGCGCATCGAGGCGGTGGAGACCGATCCCCGGGCGGCGCGCGTCTTCCGGCCCGGCGCCCCGGAGGCGTTCGCGGCCGCGCTCGCCGGGCGGCGAATCACCCGGGTGGACCGGCACGGCAAGCAGCTCCTCCTCACCCTCGACGCGGCCGCGAAGGCGGGCCCTCTCGGCGTCCTCGCCCACCTCGGCATGACCGGCAAGTGGCTGCGGCGCCGCCCCGGCGAGGAGCCCCCGTCGCACTCGCGCGCCCGGCTCCGGCTCGACACGGGCGCGGTGCTCCACTTCCGCGACCCGCGCCTCTTCGGGCGGCTCCGGCTCGTCCCGGGCGCCCGCTTCGACGCGGTGCCGGAGCTCTCGGCGCTCGGCCCCGACCCGCTCCGCGACGGCGTGGACCCGGCGGCGCTCGGCGCGGCCCTCTCGCGCTCGCGGCGCCCGGTGAAGGTGGCGCTCCTCGATCAGTCGCTGCTCGCCGGGGTGGGGAACATCTACGCGAGCGAGGCGCTCTTCCGCGCCCGCATCGACCCGCGCCGCGCGGCCCGCGACCTCACGCCGGCCGAGGTGAGGCGGCTCGCGGGCGCGGTGGTGGCGGCCATGGAGGAGAGCCTCCGCCGGCAGGAGGGGCCGGAGATCACCTACGTCGAGGAGCCGGGCGCCGAGAACCCGTTCCTCGTCTACGGCAAGGCGGGCGAGCCCTGCCCGCGCTGCCGGCGGGCCCGGATCGTCCGCGCCGTCCAGGCGCAGCGCTCCACCTTCTACTGCCCCCGGTGCCAGCGGTAG
- the pyrH gene encoding UMP kinase, with the protein MPTEKPTPRYKRILLKLSGEMLMGDGKGGISPKVLTTIAQDVKDVVDLGVELALVIGGGNIFRGVSGATEGMDRSSADYMGMLATVINAMALQDALEKIGVDTRVQSAIEMHQVAEPYIRRRAIRHLEKGRVVIFAAGTGNPYFTTDTAASLRAMEIHADVLMKATKVDGVYTEDPKKNPAAVKFKHLAYIDVLKRNLKVMDSTAISLCMDNDLPIVVFDSTQHGNVRRVVLGEEIGTTVGGTGPRATAT; encoded by the coding sequence ATGCCGACCGAAAAGCCGACGCCGCGCTACAAGCGCATCCTCCTGAAGCTTTCCGGTGAGATGCTGATGGGGGACGGCAAGGGCGGGATCTCGCCCAAGGTCCTCACCACCATCGCGCAGGACGTGAAGGACGTGGTGGACCTGGGCGTCGAGCTGGCCCTGGTCATCGGCGGCGGCAACATCTTCCGGGGCGTCTCCGGCGCCACCGAGGGCATGGACCGGTCGAGCGCCGACTACATGGGCATGCTCGCCACGGTCATCAACGCCATGGCGCTGCAGGACGCGCTCGAGAAGATCGGCGTGGACACCCGGGTGCAGTCGGCCATCGAGATGCACCAGGTCGCCGAGCCCTACATCCGCCGCCGCGCCATCCGCCACCTCGAGAAGGGCCGCGTGGTGATCTTCGCGGCCGGCACCGGCAACCCGTACTTCACCACCGACACCGCCGCCTCGCTCCGCGCCATGGAGATCCACGCGGACGTGCTCATGAAGGCGACCAAGGTGGACGGCGTCTACACCGAGGACCCGAAGAAGAACCCGGCTGCGGTGAAGTTCAAGCACCTCGCCTACATCGACGTCCTCAAGCGGAACCTGAAGGTGATGGACTCCACCGCCATCAGCCTCTGCATGGACAACGACCTGCCCATCGTCGTCTTCGACTCCACCCAGCACGGCAACGTGCGCCGGGTGGTGCTCGGGGAGGAGATCGGCACCACGGTCGGCGGCACCGGTCCGCGCGCCACCGCCACGTAG
- a CDS encoding RsmB/NOP family class I SAM-dependent RNA methyltransferase, producing the protein MATSRALRTDLVDAVVLEVYGLVRDQGWLADRALERVLRREKRLYAVERRAAAESVYGLIRAQGQLDFVLTGALPGEAARARPALSLAYAAWLARSGAAPLDAAAKRLGVPRRELAPVEAAGKAIAALADPLSRFAVEASLPRWIAERFAAELGLDEAVRLGKAMNERAPLTVRANLLRGPREDLQARLAEEGVESTPTPHSPWGLTLDGHANAFALRAFQEGHFEIQDEGSQLIALALGARPNHKLVVDACAGAGGKSLALAMEMRNKGSLLALDPDAERLEEAKRRARRAGVHNLRDRAIPPDETADEALKDLAGKAERVLVDAPCSGLGTLRRKPDARWRLRPEDPARFAGLQRSIAVRCAKLLKPGGRLVYATCSLGRTENDEVADFLATAAPGLVPVPLSETLGAERAAALGADGNRLQLYPHRHGTDGFFMALFQREK; encoded by the coding sequence ATGGCCACCTCCCGCGCGCTCCGCACCGACCTCGTCGACGCCGTCGTCCTCGAGGTGTACGGCCTGGTCCGCGACCAGGGCTGGCTCGCCGACCGGGCGCTGGAGCGGGTGCTCCGGCGCGAGAAGCGGCTCTACGCGGTGGAGCGGCGCGCCGCCGCCGAGTCGGTGTACGGGCTCATCCGCGCCCAGGGGCAGCTCGACTTCGTCCTCACCGGCGCGCTCCCCGGCGAGGCGGCCCGCGCCCGCCCGGCGCTCTCGCTCGCCTACGCGGCCTGGCTCGCCCGCAGCGGCGCCGCCCCGCTCGACGCGGCGGCGAAGCGGCTCGGCGTCCCGCGCCGCGAGCTCGCGCCGGTGGAGGCGGCCGGCAAGGCCATCGCCGCGCTCGCCGATCCGCTCTCGCGCTTCGCCGTCGAGGCCTCGCTGCCGCGCTGGATCGCGGAGCGGTTCGCGGCGGAGCTCGGCCTGGACGAGGCGGTCCGGCTCGGCAAGGCGATGAACGAGCGCGCGCCGCTCACCGTCCGCGCGAACCTCCTGCGCGGCCCGCGCGAGGACCTGCAGGCGCGGCTCGCCGAGGAGGGGGTCGAGTCCACGCCCACGCCCCACTCGCCCTGGGGGCTCACGCTCGACGGCCACGCCAACGCCTTCGCCCTGCGGGCCTTCCAGGAGGGGCACTTCGAGATCCAGGACGAGGGGAGCCAGCTCATCGCGCTCGCCCTCGGCGCCCGACCCAACCACAAGCTGGTGGTGGACGCCTGCGCCGGCGCGGGCGGCAAGTCGCTCGCGCTCGCGATGGAGATGCGCAACAAGGGCTCGCTCCTCGCGCTCGACCCCGACGCCGAGCGGCTCGAGGAGGCGAAGCGCCGCGCCCGCCGCGCCGGCGTCCACAACCTGCGCGACCGGGCCATCCCGCCCGACGAGACCGCCGACGAGGCGCTGAAGGATCTCGCCGGCAAGGCCGAGCGGGTCCTCGTGGACGCGCCCTGCAGCGGCCTCGGCACGCTCCGCCGCAAGCCCGACGCCCGCTGGCGGCTCCGCCCCGAGGACCCGGCCCGCTTCGCCGGGCTGCAGCGGTCGATCGCGGTCCGCTGCGCGAAGCTCCTCAAGCCGGGCGGCCGGCTGGTCTACGCCACCTGCTCTCTCGGCCGGACCGAGAACGACGAGGTGGCCGACTTCCTCGCCACCGCCGCCCCCGGCCTCGTCCCCGTGCCGCTCTCGGAGACGCTCGGGGCGGAGCGCGCCGCCGCGCTCGGCGCCGACGGCAACCGGCTGCAGCTCTACCCCCACCGGCACGGCACCGACGGCTTCTTCATGGCGCTCTTCCAGCGGGAGAAGTGA
- the bcp gene encoding thioredoxin-dependent thiol peroxidase, whose translation MLAGVSVSRSRCARHGRSLSPRAGARGAGERPGAEEGTMAVEKGSKAPDFTLTDEAGEQVSLSGLRGKRVVLFFYSKAGTSGUTREALDFRDEVGAFQKKKAVVLGVSRDSPAALARFKEKQQLPFHLLSDPEAEVLRAYGVWKEKNMYGKKVMGVERSTFVIGKDGEVEEAFRKVKVEGHVADVLAAL comes from the coding sequence ATGTTGGCGGGCGTTTCCGTGTCGAGGTCGCGTTGCGCGAGGCACGGGCGGAGTCTATCTCCCCGGGCGGGCGCCCGTGGAGCGGGCGAGCGGCCAGGCGCCGAGGAGGGAACGATGGCGGTCGAGAAGGGCTCGAAGGCCCCGGACTTCACGCTCACCGACGAGGCGGGCGAGCAGGTGTCGCTCTCGGGACTGCGCGGCAAGCGCGTGGTGCTGTTCTTCTATTCGAAGGCCGGCACCTCCGGCTGAACCCGCGAGGCCCTCGACTTCCGTGACGAGGTCGGCGCGTTCCAGAAGAAGAAGGCCGTGGTGCTCGGGGTCTCCCGCGACTCCCCCGCGGCGCTCGCCCGGTTCAAGGAGAAGCAGCAGCTCCCGTTCCACCTCCTCTCCGACCCCGAGGCCGAGGTGCTGCGCGCCTACGGCGTCTGGAAGGAGAAGAACATGTACGGCAAGAAGGTGATGGGGGTGGAGCGGAGCACCTTCGTCATCGGCAAGGACGGCGAGGTCGAGGAGGCCTTCCGGAAGGTGAAGGTGGAGGGGCACGTCGCGGACGTGCTCGCTGCGCTGTAG
- a CDS encoding NAD+ synthase, whose amino-acid sequence MPPTVIALAQINTTVGDFAGNSAKIRAQVERARAQGAKLVVFPELALSGYPPRDFLDMPEFLARAARALAELAQPAEWSRGVAVVVGFPEGAADAPPPSVYNSAALIEGGRVAAVGRKSLLPTYDVFDEARYFVPAGESTSAESPALGARLGLSICEDIWNDKRFWVKPRYERDPLDELRGQGAGLILNISASPYSLGKPALRERMLSSAARRHGVPIAYVNQVGGNDSLVFDGASMLVGQDGAVLARAPLFEEALLVADLETGRATVEEEPGRPRPPAAPPRARDPEAEAEELFRALSLGVRDYVRKCGFKSAVIGLSGGIDSALTACLAADALGRENVLGVAMPSRYSSQHSRDDARALAANLGVRFEEVAIEPMHAAYLAQLEQVLGGPLGDLAAQNVQARIRGQILMALSNELGGLVLSTGNKSELAVGYCTLYGDMAGGLAAIGDLPKTLVYQVARAANRRAGRELIPENTFTKPPSAELKPDQTDQDTLPSYDELDDILAAHIEERLPFDTIVARGHRPETVRRVLRMVIMSEYKRRQAAPVLKVTAKAFGEGRRFPIAHGYRY is encoded by the coding sequence GTGCCGCCGACCGTCATCGCGCTCGCCCAGATCAACACCACCGTGGGCGACTTCGCGGGGAACTCCGCCAAGATCCGCGCCCAGGTGGAGCGGGCCCGCGCCCAGGGCGCCAAGCTCGTGGTCTTCCCGGAGCTGGCCCTCTCGGGCTATCCGCCCCGCGACTTCCTCGACATGCCCGAGTTCCTGGCCCGCGCCGCCCGCGCGCTCGCCGAGCTCGCCCAGCCGGCCGAGTGGTCGCGCGGCGTGGCGGTGGTGGTCGGGTTCCCGGAGGGCGCCGCCGACGCGCCGCCGCCCTCGGTCTACAACAGCGCCGCGCTCATCGAGGGCGGGCGGGTGGCGGCGGTGGGGCGCAAGTCCCTCCTGCCCACCTACGACGTCTTCGACGAGGCCCGCTACTTCGTGCCGGCCGGCGAGAGCACCTCGGCCGAGTCGCCGGCGCTCGGCGCGCGGCTCGGGCTCTCGATCTGCGAGGACATCTGGAACGACAAGCGGTTCTGGGTGAAGCCGCGCTACGAGCGCGACCCGCTCGACGAGCTGCGCGGGCAGGGCGCGGGGCTCATCCTCAACATCTCCGCCTCGCCCTACTCGCTCGGCAAGCCGGCGCTGCGGGAGCGGATGCTCTCCTCGGCGGCGCGCCGGCACGGCGTGCCCATCGCCTACGTGAACCAGGTGGGCGGCAACGACTCGCTCGTCTTCGACGGCGCCTCGATGCTGGTCGGCCAGGACGGCGCGGTGCTGGCCCGGGCGCCGCTCTTCGAGGAGGCGCTGCTCGTGGCCGATCTCGAGACCGGCCGCGCCACCGTGGAGGAGGAGCCGGGCCGGCCGCGACCGCCCGCGGCGCCGCCGCGCGCCCGCGACCCCGAGGCCGAGGCGGAGGAGCTCTTCCGGGCGCTCTCGCTCGGCGTGCGCGACTACGTCCGCAAGTGCGGCTTCAAGAGCGCGGTCATCGGCCTCTCGGGCGGCATCGACAGCGCCCTCACCGCCTGCCTCGCCGCCGACGCCCTCGGGCGCGAGAACGTGCTCGGCGTGGCCATGCCCTCGCGCTACAGCTCGCAGCACTCGCGCGACGACGCCCGCGCCCTCGCGGCCAACCTCGGCGTCCGCTTCGAGGAGGTGGCCATCGAGCCGATGCACGCCGCCTACCTCGCGCAGCTCGAGCAGGTGCTCGGGGGGCCGCTCGGCGACCTCGCCGCGCAGAACGTCCAGGCCCGCATCCGCGGCCAGATCCTGATGGCGCTCTCGAACGAGCTCGGCGGGCTCGTGCTCTCCACCGGCAACAAGAGCGAGCTCGCCGTCGGCTACTGCACGCTCTACGGCGACATGGCGGGCGGCCTCGCCGCCATCGGCGACCTCCCCAAGACGCTCGTCTACCAGGTGGCCCGCGCCGCCAACCGCCGCGCCGGCCGCGAGCTCATCCCGGAGAACACCTTCACGAAGCCGCCCTCGGCCGAGCTCAAGCCCGACCAGACCGACCAGGACACGCTGCCGTCCTACGACGAGCTCGACGACATCCTCGCGGCGCACATCGAGGAGCGGCTCCCGTTCGACACCATCGTGGCCCGCGGCCACCGGCCGGAGACGGTGAGGCGGGTGCTCCGGATGGTGATCATGAGCGAGTACAAGCGGCGCCAGGCGGCGCCGGTGCTCAAGGTCACCGCCAAGGCCTTCGGAGAGGGGCGCCGCTTCCCCATCGCGCACGGCTACCGCTACTGA
- the pcnB gene encoding polynucleotide adenylyltransferase PcnB, translated as MRQHSSPRTDRAQLADASDFPHDEPSRGPLPGLALDPPVPDPEHPPEIPADRLDPDALKVIFRLRHMGHQAYLVGGCVRDVLLDKKPKDFDIATSAHPGEVRAIFRNCRLIGRRFRLAHVYFRGGKVLEVATFRANPTDQVEDLPEDGDLLITRDNVFGTAEEDARRRDFTVNGLFYDCAAGEVIDHVGGRADLEAHRIATIGDPDIRMREDPVRALRAIRFAARLGFTIAPDTFEAMRRYAKEIARCAAPRVLEEIFKILRCGASARAFELLRAAGALPVVLPAVSSAIDALPEDGRRRAQAHLAALDELVRSGAEVSEAVLLGTLLAPVRGPEDAPGGPLAAQDELLRELVTGSRLPRKIAERAKLALSSQRVLKGPPRRRRRRSGGIAGQSYFLDAVQLLEIAVKATGEGADELARWRPSADGATAPSGEAEPRQAEREGEPRRGRSHGRRGHHGPAAAPAGGETIIQEVTIGAAANEAGAPGPGPAEAAAEGDAHSRRRRRRRGGRRRRRRGAADAGGPPPSP; from the coding sequence ATGCGACAGCATTCATCTCCCCGTACGGACCGCGCCCAGCTCGCCGACGCGAGCGACTTCCCCCACGACGAACCCTCTCGAGGCCCGCTCCCAGGGCTGGCGCTCGACCCGCCCGTCCCCGATCCGGAGCACCCGCCCGAGATCCCGGCCGATCGGCTCGACCCCGACGCGCTGAAGGTCATCTTCCGCCTCCGGCACATGGGCCACCAGGCCTATCTCGTCGGCGGCTGCGTCCGCGACGTCCTGCTCGACAAGAAGCCGAAGGACTTCGACATCGCGACGAGCGCCCACCCCGGCGAGGTGCGGGCGATCTTCCGCAACTGCCGGCTCATCGGCCGCCGCTTCCGGCTCGCGCACGTCTACTTCCGCGGCGGGAAGGTGCTCGAGGTCGCGACCTTCCGCGCCAACCCCACCGACCAGGTGGAGGACCTGCCGGAGGACGGCGACCTCCTCATCACCCGCGACAACGTCTTCGGCACGGCCGAGGAGGACGCCCGCCGCCGCGACTTCACGGTGAACGGCCTCTTCTACGACTGCGCCGCCGGCGAGGTGATCGACCACGTGGGCGGCCGCGCCGACCTCGAGGCGCACCGCATCGCCACCATCGGCGACCCCGACATCCGCATGCGCGAGGATCCGGTCCGCGCGCTGCGCGCCATCCGCTTCGCCGCCCGGCTCGGCTTCACCATCGCCCCCGACACCTTCGAGGCGATGCGCCGCTACGCGAAGGAGATCGCCCGCTGCGCCGCGCCGCGCGTGCTCGAGGAGATCTTCAAGATCCTCCGCTGCGGCGCCTCGGCCCGCGCCTTCGAGCTGCTCCGCGCGGCCGGCGCGCTGCCGGTGGTGCTCCCGGCGGTCTCGAGCGCCATCGACGCGCTCCCCGAGGACGGCCGCCGCCGCGCCCAGGCCCACCTCGCCGCGCTGGACGAGCTGGTCCGGTCCGGCGCCGAGGTCTCCGAGGCGGTGCTGCTCGGCACCCTGCTCGCGCCGGTGCGCGGGCCCGAGGACGCGCCCGGCGGGCCGCTCGCCGCCCAGGACGAGCTCCTGCGCGAGCTCGTCACCGGCTCGCGCCTGCCGCGCAAGATCGCCGAGCGGGCCAAGCTCGCCCTCTCGTCGCAGCGGGTGCTCAAGGGCCCGCCGCGCCGCCGCCGCCGCCGCTCGGGCGGGATCGCGGGCCAGTCCTACTTCCTCGACGCCGTGCAGCTCCTCGAGATCGCCGTGAAGGCGACCGGCGAGGGCGCCGACGAGCTCGCGCGCTGGCGCCCGTCCGCCGACGGCGCGACCGCCCCGTCCGGCGAGGCCGAGCCCCGGCAGGCCGAGCGCGAGGGGGAGCCCCGCCGCGGCCGGAGCCACGGCCGGCGCGGGCACCACGGCCCGGCGGCCGCTCCCGCCGGCGGCGAGACGATCATCCAGGAAGTGACCATCGGGGCTGCCGCCAACGAGGCGGGAGCGCCCGGACCCGGTCCGGCCGAAGCCGCGGCCGAGGGCGACGCCCACTCGCGCCGGCGGCGCCGCCGCCGGGGTGGTCGCCGCCGCCGCCGCCGCGGCGCCGCGGACGCGGGCGGCCCGCCGCCGTCGCCTTGA
- the frr gene encoding ribosome recycling factor — translation MSVADDILKDLHGRIAKSLDAFRQDLTTIRTGRASLHLLDNVRVDYYGTPTPLAQVATLSTPDARLIVVKPWEKNMIPPIEKAIRDANLGLNPMSDKDLVRVPVPALTEERRKEIVKQVKQKGEEYKLAIRNERRDAKELLEAAEKDGDVAADEAKKALEKVQKETDEGVKKVDEIVAAKDKEVMQI, via the coding sequence ATGAGCGTTGCCGACGACATCCTGAAGGACCTGCACGGCCGCATCGCCAAGAGCCTCGACGCCTTCCGGCAGGACCTCACGACCATCCGCACCGGCCGGGCCAGCCTGCACCTGCTCGACAACGTGCGGGTGGACTACTACGGCACCCCCACGCCGCTCGCGCAGGTCGCGACGCTCTCCACGCCCGACGCCCGCCTCATCGTCGTGAAGCCGTGGGAGAAGAACATGATCCCGCCCATCGAGAAGGCGATCCGCGACGCCAACCTCGGCCTCAACCCGATGAGCGACAAGGACCTGGTCCGCGTCCCCGTGCCCGCGCTGACGGAAGAGCGCCGCAAGGAGATCGTGAAGCAGGTGAAGCAGAAGGGCGAGGAGTACAAGCTCGCCATCCGCAACGAGCGGCGCGACGCGAAGGAGCTGCTCGAGGCCGCCGAGAAGGACGGCGACGTCGCCGCGGACGAGGCCAAGAAGGCGCTCGAGAAGGTCCAGAAGGAGACCGACGAGGGCGTGAAGAAGGTCGACGAGATCGTCGCCGCGAAGGACAAGGAAGTGATGCAGATCTGA
- a CDS encoding polyphosphate kinase 2 family protein yields MARKDRVEHAYGFEVYAPGTLTLDGVKLSRKVDEESYEQEVGALQKRAYGLQIENFLQRRRAIVVFEGWDAAGKGGAIKRLTALMDPRGYKVWPIAAPRDAEKRHHYLWRFWQRLPEDGELAVFDRSWYGRVLVERVEGFAKKAEWRRAYDEINAFERMLTDDGIRILKIFLHIDRRTQLERFERRETDKLRRYKLSEEDWRNRKRWKAYAKAIQEMLDRTHRPDAPWKVIPGDDKRFARLEVLRAVIALLEQEG; encoded by the coding sequence ATGGCCAGGAAGGACCGCGTCGAGCACGCCTACGGGTTCGAGGTCTACGCGCCGGGCACCCTGACGCTCGACGGGGTGAAGCTCTCGAGGAAGGTGGACGAGGAGAGCTATGAGCAGGAGGTGGGCGCGCTGCAGAAGCGCGCCTACGGCCTGCAGATCGAGAACTTCCTCCAGCGGCGCCGCGCCATCGTGGTCTTCGAGGGCTGGGACGCCGCGGGCAAGGGCGGGGCCATCAAGCGGCTCACCGCGCTCATGGACCCGCGCGGCTACAAGGTGTGGCCCATCGCCGCGCCGCGCGACGCCGAGAAGCGGCACCACTACCTGTGGCGCTTCTGGCAGCGGCTCCCGGAGGACGGCGAGCTCGCGGTCTTCGACCGGAGCTGGTACGGGCGGGTGCTGGTGGAGCGGGTCGAGGGGTTCGCGAAGAAGGCGGAGTGGCGCCGCGCCTACGACGAGATCAACGCCTTCGAGCGGATGCTCACCGACGACGGCATCCGGATCCTGAAGATCTTCCTGCACATCGACCGCAGGACGCAGCTCGAGCGGTTCGAGCGGCGCGAGACCGACAAGCTCCGGCGCTACAAGCTCTCCGAGGAGGACTGGCGCAACCGCAAGCGCTGGAAGGCCTACGCCAAGGCCATCCAGGAGATGCTCGACCGCACCCACCGGCCCGACGCGCCCTGGAAGGTGATCCCGGGCGACGACAAGCGGTTCGCGCGGCTCGAGGTGCTGCGGGCGGTCATCGCCCTGCTCGAGCAGGAGGGGTAG
- a CDS encoding ribonuclease HII yields MPAMTPDRLARMSVAELRIHFLGQDRPLTAECEAALAADARAGARAVYDAILKRRRENRAEGQRLRHLLEWESRLWAAGVTRIAGVDEAGVAPLAGPVVSAAVILPRDFRPRGIDDSKQLDAAERERLAAEVKAAAVCWAVGMASVEEIDTINIYRASLLSMRRAVQGLPVVPEHLLIDARKLPELKIPQDGIIHGDALSLTIAAASILAKTTRDALMADLDRVHPGYGFARHKGYPTAEHFRALESLGACPIHRRSFAPVRQALGLEPVQEELFAPPKDAAGEG; encoded by the coding sequence CTGCCCGCGATGACCCCCGACCGCCTCGCCCGCATGAGCGTCGCCGAGCTGCGCATCCACTTCCTCGGCCAGGACCGCCCGCTCACCGCCGAGTGCGAGGCGGCGCTCGCGGCCGACGCGCGGGCCGGCGCCCGGGCGGTCTACGACGCCATCCTGAAGCGCCGCCGGGAGAACCGCGCCGAGGGGCAGCGGCTGCGCCACCTGCTCGAGTGGGAGAGCCGGCTCTGGGCCGCCGGCGTCACCCGCATCGCCGGCGTGGACGAGGCCGGCGTCGCGCCGCTCGCCGGCCCGGTGGTCTCGGCCGCCGTCATCCTGCCGCGCGACTTCCGGCCCCGGGGCATCGACGACTCGAAGCAGCTGGACGCCGCGGAGCGGGAGCGGCTCGCCGCCGAGGTGAAGGCGGCCGCGGTCTGCTGGGCGGTGGGGATGGCGAGCGTCGAGGAGATCGACACGATCAACATCTACCGCGCCAGCCTGCTCTCGATGCGCCGGGCGGTGCAGGGGCTCCCGGTCGTCCCCGAGCACCTCCTCATCGACGCCCGCAAGCTGCCGGAGCTGAAGATCCCGCAGGACGGCATCATCCACGGCGACGCGCTCTCGCTCACCATCGCGGCGGCCAGCATCCTCGCCAAGACCACCCGCGACGCGCTCATGGCCGACCTCGACCGCGTCCACCCGGGCTACGGCTTCGCCCGTCACAAGGGGTACCCGACCGCCGAGCACTTCCGGGCGCTCGAGTCCCTCGGCGCCTGCCCGATCCACCGGCGGTCGTTCGCGCCGGTGCGGCAGGCCCTCGGGCTGGAGCCGGTGCAGGAGGAGCTGTTCGCGCCGCCGAAAGACGCGGCGGGCGAGGGCTAA